The following coding sequences lie in one Physeter macrocephalus isolate SW-GA unplaced genomic scaffold, ASM283717v5 random_288, whole genome shotgun sequence genomic window:
- the LOC102976405 gene encoding LOW QUALITY PROTEIN: leucine-rich repeat-containing protein 29 (The sequence of the model RefSeq protein was modified relative to this genomic sequence to represent the inferred CDS: inserted 1 base in 1 codon; deleted 1 base in 1 codon; substituted 1 base at 1 genomic stop codon), translating to MLTYILSFLPLSDQKEASLVSRAWCCAAQNALREQPGLTSLDLSGYSELADGALLIVSRGLRRLWHLSLRKLQRLTDARRSALGGLWELQSLDMAECCLVRGRELAQALGLVCGAPHPLASLSLAYCSSLKDASVLSLVPALGPSLRVLDLSSCVALTNRTVQAIYTYLTHLSVPLLAWCKELRDRGLLGLGQPSEETLQGPQPPRELGIGPPGAKGPFSPATGPAPLTLPALRDLDLTACSKLTDASLTKVLQVPQLRRLSLSLLPAVTDKGLLAAARGCPSVERLVLSHCSRLSDEGWAQAAGCRPRLQHLNLSRCSQLAEQXWPPCGTLGSTGQACKQLRXVDVAMCPGISMASVRRFQAQLPEVSCVQSRFVGGADLTLTL from the exons ATGCTCACATATATTCTGAGCTTCCTGCCTCTGTCAGATCAGAAAGAGGCCTCCCTCGTGAGTCGGGCTTGGTGCTGTGCAGCCCAGAATGCCCTTCGGGAG CAACCAGGCCTTACCTCCCTGGACCTCAGCGGCTACTCAGAACTGGCTGACGGGGCACTCTTGATCGTGAGCCGGGGCCTGCGGCGCCTGTGGCACCTGAGCCTGAGGAAGCTGCAGCGGCTGACGGATGCGAGGCGCTCAGCCCTAGGGGGCCTGTGGGAGCTGCAGAGCCTCGACATGGCCGAGTGCTGCCTGGTGAGAGGGAGGGAATTagcccaggccctgggcttgGTGTGTGGAGCTCCACACCCACTGGCCTCCCTCAGCCTGGCCTACTGCTCCTCACTCAAG GACGCCTCAGTGCTCTCCCTGGTGCCAGCGCTGGGCCCAAGCCTCAGGGTGCTAGACTTATCCTCCTGCGTGGCC CTCACCAACCGGACCGTGCAGGCCATCTACACCTACCTCACCCACCTGTCAGTCCCACTCCTGGCCTGGTGCAAGGAGCTCCGTGACCGGGGGCTTCTGGGCTTGGGGCAACCAAGTGAGGAGACCCTGCAGGGGCCGCAG CCACCCCGAGAGCTGGGCATCGGGCCTCCAGGGGCAAAAGGACCCTTCTCCCCGGCCACAGGGCCCGCCCCGCTCACTCTGCCGGCCCTACGGGACTTGGACCTCACAGCCTGCAGCAAGCTGACTGATGCCAGTTTGACCAAG GTGCTCCAGGTCCCCCAGCTGAGGCGGTTGTCACTGAGCCTGTTGCCAGCAGTCACGGACAAGGGCTTGCTGGCTGCGGCCAGAGGCTGCCCCAGCGTGGAGCGCTTGGTGCTGAGTCACTGCAGCCGCCTCAGTGACGAGGGCTGGGCCCAGGCAGCTGGCTGCCGGCCGAGGCTGCAGCACCTCAACCTGTCCAGGTGCAGTCAGCTCGCGGAGCAGTGA TGGCCTCCCTGCGGAACGCTGGGTTCCACTGGGCAGGCGTGCAAGCAGCTCC TGGTAGATGTGGCCATGTGTCCTGGCATCAGCATGGCTTCCGTCAGGCGCTTCCAAGCCCAACTGCCTGAGGTGAGCTGCGTCCAGTCCCGCTTCGTGGGAGGGGCTGACCTGACCCTAACACTCTGA